From the Manis javanica isolate MJ-LG chromosome 11, MJ_LKY, whole genome shotgun sequence genome, one window contains:
- the LOC108393664 gene encoding olfactory receptor 5D13-like: protein MMLSEGNQSIIPTFVLLGFSEYPELQVPLFLAFLSVYTVTVVGNLGMTVIIKINPKLHTIMYFFLSHLSFVDFCYSSTVTPKLLENLLVEDRTISFSGSIMQFCFACLFGVTETFMLVAMVYDRFVAVCNPLLYATAVSQKLCALLVAGSYSWGIMCSLTLTYFLLALSYCESNIINNFICDHSVIVSVSCSNPYISQMMCFIIAIFNEVSSLIIILTSYVLIFITVMRMPSASGRWKTFSTCASHLTGITIFHGTILFLYCIPNPKTSWLIVKVATVFYTVVILMLNPLMYSLRNKDVKDTCRKLVVSKLLCCSR, encoded by the coding sequence ATGATGTTATCTGAAGGAAATCAAAGTATCATACCCACTTTTGTTCTCCTGGGTTTTTCAGAATATCCAGAGCTCCAGGTTCCactgttcctggctttcttgTCTGTCTACACAGTCACTGTGGTGGGGAATTTGGGCATGACAGTCATCATCAAGATCAATCCAAAGCTTCACACGATCATGTACTTTTTCCTTAGCCACTTGTCCTTTGTAGATTTCTGTTATTCCTCCACAGTTACACCAAAACTGCTAGAGAACTTGCTTGTAGAAGATAGAACCATCTCTTTCTCTGGCAGCATTATgcaattttgttttgcttgtctCTTTGGAGTCACAGAGACTTTCATGTTAGTAGCAATGGTCTATGACCGTTTTGTGGCAGTTTGTAACCCGCTACTCTACGCCACTGCTGTGTCCCAGAAGCTCTGTGCTCTGCTGGTGGCTGGTTCTTACTCATGGGGTATAATGTGTTCCCTGACGCTCACATATTTTCTTCTTGCATTATCTTATTGCGAGTCTAACATCATAAATAATTTCATATGTGACCACTCTGTAATCGTTTCTGTCTCCTGCTCTAACCCCTATATAAGCCAGATGATGTGTTTTATTATTGCCATATTCAATGAGGTGAGCAGCCTGATAATTATTTTGACATCCTATGTACTCATTTTTATCACTGTTATGAGGATGCCTTCTGCAAGTGGGCGCTGGAAAACTTTCtccacctgtgcctcccaccTGACAGGCATCACCATCTTCCATGGAACCATTCTTTTCCTTTACTGTATCCCTAATCCTAAAACTTCTTGGCTCATAGTTAAAGTGGCTACTGTGTTTTACACTGTGGTAATCCTCATGCTGAACCCCTTGATGTACAGCCTTAGGAACAAAGATGTGAAAGACACATGCAGAAAATTAGTTGTCTCAAAATTGCTTTGTTGCTCAAGATGA